One window from the genome of Dongia rigui encodes:
- a CDS encoding 4-hydroxyphenylacetate 3-hydroxylase family protein, whose product MLRTGAQYRDSLKDGRQIWINGEKVKDVTTHPAFKPIVDVRARIYDMAHEEKTKAVMSYRDETTGQENCIGYKLPHTQEDWHAKRRAIDAVMRDIRGYAVRVGDETVGEMWSLYDGRDILNEVDPQFSKNIEHHIQHVLNSDTFHVSANTDPKGDRSKRPQDQDPDMLLHLVKETDKGIIVRGAKYETAAAYANQAFVKPTIANWGDDKLSDYALGFICDMGAPGLKHICRSGFTGRASADDYPLSNRVDEVDTLLVFDDVLIPWENVLFYRHTKAAAFIRGTLHRYSAYPFTLRLLYIADLMLGAAAFNARQTGLDAQQAVREKLALLMQYREAINAHLIASITMAQQSPGGLLMPNASLLFTGRYAAINQLPAMMHLARELCGGQICVTPDKATFDNPEIKDWMQKYYSVNEFWQAEDRRKLLAFARDLLNSDRAGHMVTFELFAQSPPFAHLNHIYMNFDMSNALSYVKDCAGLSDRVMDQWKKS is encoded by the coding sequence ATGCTGCGCACCGGGGCCCAATACCGCGACAGTCTGAAGGACGGCCGGCAGATCTGGATCAATGGCGAGAAGGTAAAGGATGTGACGACGCATCCGGCCTTCAAGCCGATCGTCGACGTGCGCGCCCGTATCTATGACATGGCGCATGAGGAGAAGACCAAAGCGGTCATGTCCTATCGCGACGAGACGACGGGCCAGGAAAACTGCATCGGCTACAAGCTGCCGCATACCCAGGAAGATTGGCATGCCAAGCGCCGTGCCATCGACGCCGTCATGCGCGACATCAGGGGCTATGCCGTGCGCGTCGGTGACGAGACGGTGGGCGAGATGTGGTCGCTTTATGACGGCCGCGACATCCTCAACGAGGTCGATCCGCAATTCTCGAAGAATATCGAGCACCATATCCAGCACGTCCTCAATTCCGACACCTTCCATGTCTCGGCCAATACCGATCCCAAGGGCGACCGTTCCAAGCGGCCGCAGGACCAGGACCCGGACATGCTGCTGCATCTGGTGAAGGAGACCGACAAGGGCATCATCGTGCGCGGCGCCAAGTATGAAACCGCCGCGGCTTACGCCAACCAGGCCTTCGTCAAGCCCACCATTGCCAATTGGGGCGATGACAAGCTCAGCGATTACGCCCTGGGGTTCATCTGCGACATGGGTGCGCCGGGCTTGAAGCATATCTGCCGCTCCGGTTTCACCGGGCGCGCCTCGGCCGACGATTATCCGCTTTCCAACCGCGTGGACGAGGTCGACACGCTGCTGGTGTTCGACGACGTGCTGATCCCGTGGGAAAACGTGCTGTTCTATCGCCATACCAAGGCAGCGGCTTTTATCCGTGGCACGCTGCACCGCTACAGCGCCTATCCCTTCACGCTGCGGCTGCTCTACATCGCCGATCTGATGCTGGGGGCGGCGGCGTTCAACGCCCGGCAGACCGGCCTCGACGCGCAGCAGGCGGTGCGTGAAAAGTTGGCCCTTCTCATGCAGTACCGTGAGGCGATCAACGCCCATCTCATCGCGTCGATCACCATGGCGCAGCAGAGCCCTGGCGGATTGCTGATGCCCAATGCGTCGCTGCTGTTCACCGGGCGCTATGCCGCCATCAACCAGTTGCCGGCGATGATGCATCTGGCGCGCGAATTGTGTGGTGGGCAGATCTGTGTCACACCGGACAAGGCCACCTTCGACAATCCGGAAATCAAGGATTGGATGCAGAAATACTATTCGGTCAATGAATTCTGGCAGGCGGAGGATCGCCGCAAGCTGCTGGCCTTCGCGCGTGACCTGCTCAATTCCGACCGCGCCGGGCATATGGTGACGTTCGAGCTGTTCGCCCAGTCACCGCCCTTTGCACATCTCAATCACATCTATATGAATTTCGATATGTCGAACGCCCTATCCTATGTGAAGGATTGTGCCGGACTGTCGGACCGCGTCATGGACCAATGGAAGAAGAGCTGA
- a CDS encoding LysR family transcriptional regulator: MPFTLKQLRYFVATAETGSVTLAAQRVNISQPSVSAAIAELESRFGVDLFVRHHAQGLSLTAAGRELLTDAKSLLEHADDVRQGAMGLGQDVAGELHIGCFQTVAPLVLPRLIGTLSTHHPEISVKPHEHHVQGVLDGLRAGEFEFALTYDLGLDDDLEFETLTEVPLHCILAKGHPLAKQKAVAIADLIAYPMVLLGLPHSRDYFLSIIYGLGLQPRVAYETPNFEMVRGLVANSDAFAIMHSRPSSEWSLDGRRLVFLPIKEKLRPTRLGLVRLKKLRPTKRAAAFAELCRQHFARERG; encoded by the coding sequence ATGCCGTTCACCTTGAAGCAGCTGCGCTATTTCGTGGCGACCGCCGAAACCGGGTCCGTCACCCTGGCGGCACAGCGGGTCAACATCTCCCAGCCCTCGGTTTCAGCGGCGATTGCCGAGTTGGAGAGCCGCTTTGGCGTCGATCTGTTCGTGCGCCACCATGCCCAGGGGTTGAGCCTCACCGCGGCGGGCCGCGAGCTTCTGACCGACGCCAAGAGCCTCCTCGAACATGCCGACGATGTGCGCCAGGGCGCCATGGGGTTGGGCCAAGATGTGGCGGGCGAGCTCCACATCGGCTGCTTTCAAACGGTGGCGCCACTGGTGCTGCCGCGCCTCATCGGCACCCTATCGACACATCATCCCGAGATCAGCGTGAAGCCGCATGAACATCATGTGCAAGGGGTGCTCGACGGGTTGCGCGCCGGCGAATTCGAATTCGCCCTCACCTATGACCTCGGCCTCGATGATGACCTCGAGTTCGAGACGCTGACCGAAGTGCCGTTGCATTGCATCCTTGCCAAGGGCCATCCGCTCGCCAAACAGAAGGCGGTGGCCATCGCCGATCTCATCGCCTACCCGATGGTGCTCCTGGGCCTCCCCCACAGCCGCGATTATTTCCTCTCCATCATCTATGGCTTAGGCCTGCAGCCGCGCGTCGCCTATGAGACGCCGAATTTCGAGATGGTGCGCGGGCTGGTCGCCAATTCCGATGCCTTCGCCATCATGCATTCGCGGCCCAGCAGCGAATGGTCGCTGGATGGAAGACGTCTCGTCTTCCTGCCCATCAAAGAGAAGCTGCGCCCGACCCGGCTGGGCCTTGTGCGCCTGAAGAAGCTGCGGCCGACCAAGCGCGCAGCTGCCTTTGCCGAATTGTGCCGCCAGCATTTCGCCCGCGAACGTGGTTAA
- a CDS encoding glutamine synthetase family protein: protein MPLKPEQVKTVAQAKKIVEERGLTHIKVGVFDGDAILRGKYMSKAKFFSALEGGFGFCDVVLGWDNQDQLIDGLNYTGWHTAYPDAWARILPETCRDLPMEDNGLFFICEFVNKAEEICARGTLRRVLDRAAKMGFDVYSALEFEFFMFDETPESVREKNYKNLTPMTPGWFGYSVIRNSVWSELYQDILDMCEKMRMPIEGLHTETGPGVLEAALGVCSALEAADRAALFKTFMKVLAQRRGLMATFMAKWSNSYPGQSGHIHISLKGKDGKAVFHDPKKPHNISDKMRWFIGGQQTLMPEVLGMVSPTVNSYSRLIPGFWAPTNATWGIENRTCALRVIPGSEKSQRVEYRIAAADCNPYLALAAAIGSGLYGIEHKIEPQAAIVGNSYEMKHPAKLDLPQTLWEAAQRLRKSKAARDLFGDAFVEHHAGTREHEEREFRKHITDWELSRYFEII, encoded by the coding sequence ATGCCGTTGAAACCGGAACAGGTTAAAACCGTCGCGCAGGCCAAGAAGATCGTCGAAGAGCGTGGCCTGACGCATATCAAGGTCGGCGTGTTCGATGGTGATGCCATCCTGCGCGGCAAGTACATGTCGAAGGCGAAGTTCTTCTCCGCCCTCGAAGGCGGCTTCGGTTTCTGCGACGTGGTGCTGGGCTGGGACAACCAGGACCAGTTGATCGACGGCCTCAACTATACCGGCTGGCACACCGCCTATCCCGACGCCTGGGCGCGCATTCTCCCTGAGACCTGCCGCGACCTGCCGATGGAAGACAACGGCCTGTTCTTCATCTGCGAATTCGTCAACAAGGCGGAAGAGATCTGCGCCCGCGGGACACTCCGCCGCGTGCTCGACCGCGCCGCGAAGATGGGCTTCGACGTCTATTCGGCACTCGAATTCGAATTCTTCATGTTCGACGAAACGCCCGAAAGCGTGCGCGAGAAGAACTACAAGAATCTGACGCCGATGACGCCGGGCTGGTTCGGCTATTCGGTCATCCGCAATTCGGTCTGGTCCGAGCTCTACCAGGACATTCTCGACATGTGCGAAAAGATGCGCATGCCGATCGAGGGCCTTCATACCGAGACCGGCCCGGGCGTCCTCGAGGCAGCGCTCGGCGTTTGCTCGGCCCTCGAAGCCGCCGACCGCGCTGCCCTCTTCAAGACCTTCATGAAGGTGCTGGCCCAGCGCCGCGGCCTGATGGCGACCTTCATGGCGAAATGGTCCAACTCCTATCCCGGCCAGTCGGGCCACATCCACATCTCGCTCAAAGGCAAGGATGGCAAGGCGGTCTTCCACGACCCGAAGAAGCCGCACAACATCTCGGACAAGATGCGCTGGTTCATCGGCGGTCAGCAGACCCTGATGCCGGAAGTGCTCGGCATGGTCTCGCCGACCGTCAACTCCTACTCGCGCCTCATCCCCGGCTTCTGGGCGCCGACCAACGCCACCTGGGGTATCGAAAACCGCACCTGTGCGCTCCGCGTCATCCCGGGTTCGGAAAAATCGCAGCGCGTCGAGTACCGCATCGCCGCCGCCGATTGTAACCCCTATCTGGCGCTCGCCGCGGCGATCGGTTCCGGCCTCTATGGCATCGAGCACAAGATCGAGCCGCAGGCCGCCATCGTCGGCAATTCCTATGAGATGAAGCACCCGGCCAAGCTCGACCTGCCGCAAACCCTGTGGGAAGCAGCGCAGCGCCTCCGCAAGTCGAAGGCCGCCCGCGACCTCTTCGGCGACGCCTTCGTCGAGCATCATGCCGGCACCCGCGAGCATGAGGAGCGCGAGTTCAGGAAGCACATCACCGATTGGGAACTGTCCCGCTATTTCGAAATCATCTGA
- a CDS encoding RidA family protein, with amino-acid sequence MSYSHVRLRKFNTKKTYPEQTLDNDLSMSVRAGNTIFLRGQVGQALDGSMVGVGSAAQQSEQAMRNVKQLLEEQGGKLADICKIVIYITDPRYREDVYRVVGKHLKGVYPVSTGLVVQGLARPEWVMEIDAYAVIPESRMKNIQEPPAALQWKDTADKADRAKKTAKKRAARKK; translated from the coding sequence ATGAGCTATAGCCACGTAAGACTGCGCAAGTTCAACACCAAGAAGACCTATCCCGAGCAGACCCTCGACAATGATCTGTCGATGTCGGTCCGTGCCGGCAACACGATCTTCCTGCGCGGCCAGGTCGGCCAGGCGCTCGATGGTTCGATGGTCGGCGTCGGCAGCGCCGCCCAGCAATCCGAACAGGCGATGCGCAATGTGAAGCAGCTTCTGGAAGAGCAGGGCGGGAAGCTTGCCGATATCTGCAAGATCGTCATTTACATCACCGACCCGCGTTACCGCGAGGATGTCTACCGCGTGGTGGGCAAGCATCTCAAAGGTGTCTATCCGGTCTCGACCGGCCTCGTCGTGCAAGGCCTCGCGCGGCCCGAATGGGTGATGGAAATCGACGCCTATGCGGTGATCCCGGAAAGTCGTATGAAGAATATCCAGGAGCCGCCCGCCGCGTTGCAATGGAAGGACACCGCCGACAAGGCGGACCGCGCCAAGAAAACAGCGAAGAAAAGGGCGGCCCGCAAGAAGTAA
- a CDS encoding DUF1028 domain-containing protein, giving the protein MTFSLVGRCADTGMFGVAITTSSIAVASRCPWARAGVGAVATQNVTDPRLGNQGLDLLAQGMSAPDALKALMAKAPSSQHRQVTIIDKQGRTAHWTGAKTLGTNNVAEAEDCVAAGNLLQNPDVPAAMVKAFVQSKGRHLADRLLAGLQTGIVAGGEMGPVHSAGLLVVHEQSWPLADLRVDWSDDNPVVRLRRLWEDYQPQMDAYITRALNPDAAPSYGVPGDMGADK; this is encoded by the coding sequence ATGACCTTCTCGCTCGTTGGCCGTTGCGCCGATACCGGCATGTTCGGGGTGGCAATCACCACCTCCTCCATCGCTGTCGCCTCACGCTGTCCCTGGGCCAGGGCCGGCGTGGGGGCGGTTGCCACACAGAACGTCACCGATCCACGCCTTGGCAATCAGGGACTCGATCTGCTGGCGCAAGGGATGAGTGCGCCGGATGCGTTGAAGGCCTTGATGGCCAAGGCGCCATCGTCACAGCACCGTCAGGTGACGATCATCGACAAACAAGGGCGCACGGCGCACTGGACGGGCGCCAAGACGCTGGGCACCAACAATGTGGCCGAGGCTGAGGATTGCGTCGCCGCCGGCAATCTGCTGCAGAACCCGGATGTGCCGGCAGCCATGGTTAAGGCATTCGTGCAGTCGAAGGGCCGGCATCTCGCCGATCGGCTGCTGGCGGGATTGCAGACCGGCATTGTCGCGGGCGGTGAGATGGGGCCGGTGCATTCCGCCGGCCTTCTTGTTGTCCATGAACAGAGTTGGCCGCTGGCCGATCTCCGCGTCGATTGGAGCGACGACAATCCGGTCGTGCGTCTCAGGCGCCTCTGGGAAGATTACCAACCACAGATGGACGCCTATATCACCCGCGCGCTCAATCCCGACGCGGCACCATCCTATGGCGTGCCGGGCGATATGGGCGCCGACAAGTAG
- a CDS encoding aldehyde dehydrogenase family protein: MAATQKTISPIDNSVYVERPYNTPAEIAAALATAAKAQKEWRRTSLAERAKIMNRFVDEFLKDKDKHATDITRQMGRPISQSPGEMRGFEERARFMINLAPEALADVSFTDKPGFTRVLHREPLGVVFIVAPWNYPYLTSVNGVVPALMAGNAVILKHSAQTPICAEDFQQALDAAGLPKGVFQTLVLTHDDTAKVIAAPEVAYCNFTGSVSGGHAVQQAAVGKFMGLGLELGGKDPAYVRADANLQHAVENLVDGAMFNSGQCCCAIERIYVHESLYDKFVEGFVDLTKGYKLGNPLDTATNLGPMVRTSAAEFVRGQIADAVKHGAKALIDTKSFAADKPGTPYVAPQVLVNVDHSMSVMSEESFGPVIGIMKVKNDDEAVKLMNDSKYGLTAALWTMDEKAARQIGNEIETGTVYMNRCDYLDPALAWVGVKDSGRGATLSRVGYEMLTRPKSFHFRTQL; encoded by the coding sequence ATGGCCGCTACCCAGAAGACCATCTCGCCGATCGACAATTCCGTCTATGTCGAGCGCCCCTACAACACGCCGGCTGAGATCGCAGCGGCCCTGGCCACTGCCGCCAAGGCGCAGAAGGAATGGCGCCGCACGTCTCTGGCTGAGCGCGCCAAGATCATGAACCGCTTCGTCGACGAGTTCCTGAAGGACAAGGACAAGCACGCGACCGACATCACCCGCCAGATGGGCCGCCCGATCTCGCAGAGCCCTGGTGAAATGCGCGGCTTCGAAGAGCGCGCGCGTTTCATGATCAACCTGGCACCTGAAGCCCTGGCCGACGTCTCCTTCACCGACAAGCCGGGTTTTACCCGCGTCCTCCATCGCGAGCCGCTCGGCGTCGTCTTCATCGTGGCGCCCTGGAACTATCCCTATCTCACCTCCGTGAACGGCGTCGTCCCGGCGCTGATGGCGGGCAACGCGGTGATCCTGAAGCACTCGGCCCAAACGCCGATCTGTGCCGAGGATTTCCAGCAGGCGCTCGATGCCGCAGGCCTCCCCAAGGGTGTCTTCCAGACTCTCGTCCTTACCCATGACGACACGGCAAAAGTCATCGCCGCACCCGAGGTCGCCTATTGCAACTTCACCGGCTCGGTCAGTGGCGGCCATGCCGTGCAGCAGGCAGCGGTCGGCAAGTTCATGGGCCTCGGCCTCGAACTCGGCGGCAAGGACCCGGCCTATGTCCGCGCCGATGCCAATCTTCAGCATGCCGTCGAGAATCTCGTCGACGGCGCCATGTTCAATTCCGGCCAGTGCTGCTGCGCCATCGAGCGCATCTATGTGCATGAAAGCCTCTACGACAAATTCGTCGAGGGCTTCGTCGATCTCACCAAGGGCTACAAGCTCGGCAACCCGCTCGACACCGCCACCAATCTCGGGCCGATGGTGCGCACCTCGGCTGCCGAGTTCGTGCGCGGCCAGATCGCCGATGCGGTGAAGCATGGCGCCAAGGCGCTGATTGACACCAAGTCCTTCGCCGCCGACAAGCCAGGCACGCCCTATGTCGCCCCCCAGGTGCTGGTGAATGTCGATCATTCGATGTCGGTGATGTCCGAAGAAAGCTTCGGCCCGGTCATCGGCATCATGAAGGTGAAGAATGACGACGAAGCCGTGAAGCTGATGAACGACAGCAAATACGGCCTCACGGCGGCGCTGTGGACCATGGATGAGAAGGCCGCACGCCAGATCGGCAACGAGATCGAGACCGGCACGGTCTACATGAACCGCTGCGACTATCTCGACCCGGCGCTGGCCTGGGTCGGCGTCAAGGATTCCGGCCGCGGCGCCACATTATCGCGCGTCGGCTACGAGATGCTGACCCGGCCGAAGTCATTCCACTTCCGCACGCAGCTCTAA
- a CDS encoding amino acid permease: protein MGYSQELSRRMGGFQNFAISFSIICILAGGIGAYTVAFGAAGGGSIGIGWLVGSFFALVVAAAMGQIASAYPTAGGLYHWGSILGGRGWGWATAWINLIGLLFVVSSVNYGVYLLARDLIFVGIFGADGASFTGTHLLIAVVLITLSQAVLNYFGIKVTTILTDFSGYLILGVTVILIGSFLFGSSVPLDFSRIVTFTNNTGDPGAGTWPATGSLFFAFVLGLLHVCYTITGFDASAHTAEETRDAQRAVPRGMLTSVFWSAVFGWVLVVAILLAMPDVTEGAKQGWSVFYWTLESTTVPAGLKSALGVGIVLSNYLCALAGMTSLSRMIYAFARDGGIPGASKFLRQVSPTHRTPGPAIWVGAILCIILGYVAGADANAYIILASGCAVFLYVSYMMPIAAGLLAEGKSWTKKGPFNLGIWSKPIAVVAIIGAAVLAFVGFQEPYQLVGQFLAAVIVLLIVVWFAFEKSRFPGPPLTEADVKARQAEIAKEEAAIGGAS from the coding sequence ATGGGATATTCCCAGGAGCTGTCCCGCCGCATGGGCGGGTTCCAGAACTTCGCGATCTCGTTCTCCATCATCTGCATCCTCGCCGGCGGTATCGGCGCCTACACGGTCGCTTTCGGCGCGGCCGGCGGCGGCTCGATCGGCATCGGCTGGCTGGTCGGTTCTTTCTTTGCGTTGGTCGTCGCTGCGGCGATGGGCCAGATCGCCTCGGCTTATCCGACGGCGGGCGGCCTCTACCACTGGGGTTCGATCCTTGGCGGCCGCGGCTGGGGCTGGGCGACAGCCTGGATCAATCTGATTGGTCTCCTCTTCGTTGTCTCTTCCGTCAATTACGGCGTCTATCTTCTGGCCCGCGATCTCATCTTCGTCGGCATCTTCGGTGCCGATGGCGCGAGCTTCACGGGGACACATCTGCTGATCGCGGTCGTGCTGATTACGCTCAGCCAGGCCGTGCTCAATTATTTCGGCATCAAGGTCACCACGATCCTGACCGATTTTTCGGGCTATCTCATCCTCGGCGTTACGGTGATCCTGATCGGGAGCTTCCTCTTCGGCTCATCCGTGCCGCTCGATTTCTCGCGCATCGTGACCTTTACCAACAACACCGGTGATCCCGGCGCTGGTACATGGCCGGCCACGGGCAGCCTGTTCTTTGCCTTTGTGCTGGGCCTGCTGCATGTCTGCTACACCATCACTGGTTTCGACGCGTCGGCTCATACTGCCGAAGAAACCCGTGATGCGCAGCGTGCCGTTCCGCGCGGTATGCTGACCTCCGTGTTCTGGTCTGCTGTGTTCGGCTGGGTGCTGGTGGTTGCCATCCTGCTCGCCATGCCGGATGTCACCGAAGGCGCCAAGCAGGGCTGGTCGGTGTTCTACTGGACCCTGGAATCGACCACGGTTCCCGCGGGCCTCAAGAGCGCTCTGGGTGTCGGCATCGTGCTGTCGAACTATCTTTGCGCCCTGGCAGGCATGACCTCGCTCTCGCGCATGATCTACGCGTTCGCGCGTGACGGCGGCATTCCGGGCGCGTCGAAGTTCCTGCGTCAGGTCAGCCCGACCCACCGCACACCTGGTCCGGCCATCTGGGTTGGTGCAATCCTCTGCATCATTCTGGGTTACGTTGCCGGCGCCGATGCCAACGCCTACATCATTCTGGCGTCGGGTTGCGCAGTGTTCCTCTATGTCTCCTACATGATGCCGATTGCCGCTGGCCTCCTGGCTGAAGGCAAGAGCTGGACCAAGAAGGGTCCGTTCAACCTCGGCATCTGGTCGAAGCCGATTGCTGTCGTCGCCATCATCGGCGCCGCCGTACTCGCCTTTGTCGGCTTCCAGGAACCGTATCAGCTGGTTGGCCAGTTCCTCGCCGCAGTCATCGTGTTGTTGATTGTGGTCTGGTTCGCCTTCGAAAAGAGCCGGTTCCCCGGTCCGCCGCTCACGGAAGCCGACGTCAAAGCGCGTCAGGCGGAAATCGCCAAGGAAGAAGCGGCGATCGGTGGCGCTAGCTAA